TTCACAAACAAGGTAGACAATATCAGTAAAGAACACGTCCGTGATGCCTTCGCCAAACGGGTTAAACTGGACCAGCTATTAACCGTCACTGTTGGCCAGAATATCGATGATATCTAATATCAATGAGACACAGTGATTGACTAAATTAACAAACGCTAATACTCGGCCACGTGGCACGCTGCGTATTATCGCCGGCGAATGGCGCTCACGCGTGCTTGATTTTGATACCACCAGCGGCGTCAGACCCACTACCGACCGTGTCCGTGAAACCCTGTTTAATTGGCTGCAACATGCTACGCCAGGCGCAACTTGTCTCGATTTGTTTGCAGGCAGTGGCGCGCTGGGAATCGAGGCGCTATCACGCGGCGCTCGCGAACTGACCTTTGTTGAGCGATCGCATTGTCTGGCTAATATGCTACGCACACGAATCGACCTGCTTGAGGCGCAAGATCGTGGGCAAATCTTTCAATCTGATGCCCAGTCCTATCTGCAAACATGCAATAAACAGTTTGATATCGTTTTCCTCGACCCACCCTTTTCAACTGATATAATCGATAATGTTTGCGCTGCGTTAGAACAACGTCAACTACTGACTAACAATG
This genomic interval from Gammaproteobacteria bacterium contains the following:
- the rsmD gene encoding 16S rRNA (guanine(966)-N(2))-methyltransferase RsmD: MTKLTNANTRPRGTLRIIAGEWRSRVLDFDTTSGVRPTTDRVRETLFNWLQHATPGATCLDLFAGSGALGIEALSRGARELTFVERSHCLANMLRTRIDLLEAQDRGQIFQSDAQSYLQTCNKQFDIVFLDPPFSTDIIDNVCAALEQRQLLTNNAYIYIETSRSGEPPVLPSNWVVKRTKIAGQVSYQLAQRITT